acatgagagcagcgggagtcatctggacaatgcagtgaaattgggcttacttggaagggtaaatgtcacagcccaagttgacagtgcatacaggcactccattgagcagcataacaaacaggtggaggaaaataggtacgttctcagtaggatcataacatgtattaaactgtgtggaaaatgtgtaaCCGCAatgcgggggcacgacgagcAAGTGGACTCCCTGAGTCCTGGagtattcagatgcattttcgagacggTCTGAGGGCGatttgagacttcagaggcactatgacgctcagaaaagttgatcgctcagacttatgttggtgcggttgtaatgagtggaaatgtccgaggggtacagacactaatgaaagagacatacccacatgaccagtttgttcactgctatgctcaccagctaaAAATCgtcttgcagcaactttgttcagcaaggatgagcatcctgaaggtgtttttgccacctttttctctggcgctacAAAACATgttgaggcaacacagagacgcattccaaggccacccgctgtagatggaactttaaaagtagaactgtcaatgcagtttgggaaaaccatggtgcgctgctggattttttttcttccttatgccagatgttgatgttttatacaacactctgcaaaaacggagcattgatgcatctgggattagctcacccatttcaaggagaatgtccagaatatgcggaagcaaactgatgaatggcctgccaccgttcacgatggaacagacgagccaggcccaCGAGTTACcaacagcgccggtgatgaaggaggcatgcgaaacagtcatctcccaggtggagcagaggttttcacaaagtgaccacctaatcgctgccaagctggttgacagcttactcttcccacaatttgtccggtcattccctacatctgaagcttgactgtgcggtgaaactatggcctctaggaaacgaggaaaagttgaagtctgagctgaccactctgcaccgccacactgagcttcacactggtaagacagccctgtctctgttaagatccatccatgagaacaacctagaggaggcttttgctgagaccatcACTCTgttgaaaattatcataacaacacttATGAGACATCCAAGTCAGAGAGGAAATGTTTGACCTTGAAGaaggtaaaaaccttcacttgcaataccatgggacagccatgactcaacgcattggccatgttgtccatcaaaagccagctgattcagaaGCTACATtaccaaagtcatcgaaaagtttgcccagaggaagaactgcctttctcttcaagtgaaccctcagccttggtgagtgaaagcatattttatcatcctgcctttgtggtgctggtccgttcATTGGTCATATTTATGTGCTGGATctattgatatagatggtgacgagtgtcagtgtgtccatgcttatctattaaggttgttgtcatagaatggatctgtatccctaaaaagttgtctttccgcttcgttgtggccttcagtggtgttgagctcattgctgttcgcatatggccctgtaggcacgtTGGTTCTGAgtttggttgcattcctaatttaggtttgtaaatgtgacagtggtcattttacatgtgtgtgagagagaaggagagcaattacacaagaagttctctctctctctccagtatgtgtactacaacacctggtggaagcaagccgctctgtcgttaaaaaaGTGTTTGTTTAGTGCTTCTACATTTGTTTGCTGTGTTCCCCATTCTATTCTTTCCTGCCCAAGCCTCCCACGACCCAGTATCCTGGACCTGAACCAGCCTCAGTAAAAGTAACCTGGTCTCATTGGAATGCATAAAGtattatacaaatattatatgaatcacgttttcttttacatcatgtggatgggcGGTTACCACCTAccagagcattgttgcagaccatgtgcaccctcatggcaacggtatcccctgatgcgccctgccacaaagccaaaatggttcaggaatggtttgaggaacacaccACAAGTTCaatgtgttgacttggcctccaaattccccagatctcaatccaattgagcgtttgtgggatgtgctggacaaacatgcCTGATCCatagaggccccacctcacagcTTACAGGTCTTAAAGAATCTGCTGCTAACTTCTTGGTGCCAAACACCACAGCACAATTCAGAGGTCCAGTGGAggccatgcctcgatgggtcatggctgacagcaaaagggggacttaaacaatattaggcaggtggttataatgttatggctgatcagagTATATTTTAAAACCGAACAGTTTTACCACACATATTTTAACATGCATAGGTGCTTAATCCACTATTCAATGATATGACAGTTATTTTTGATTATTTATGTTATTTGGGATTTTGTCCACATTATTGGGTTCTAGGAGGGGCCAGAAGCTTAATTTCATTAGTGGAGGCTAGACAGAAatacttatacattttttttttggatctgcaccttttaaaaacatgtttttcccaaatgcttacgGTTACATagcattcattccacacaaaaGCATACTTTTTgtacatttctatattttaaattgtatacatatgtaaaaatcacaaaaatatttttcctcagttcgttatttcactgttaatattCACATAGATGTCACGTTTCAtaatggagacggaggcaggcgcagaatGTTGAGGCGTTTCCTTTTTTAATAATCAAAAGCAAAACGAAGGGCCAGGCACTACACAACACTCAGGAGTTCATaaaaacatgacaagcacagacgcacaatgaccaactgtgacagggagaaaatggctgaactaaatacacagactaatgaggagaacagaaacaggtgagggctaaacacaggtgaaatgaatatactgATTAACctaaacaagaacaggaaagaccatacaaggacaagacaaggcaaaacagaaaacatgaagtggaacggtcccctcaggctgggaccgttacaatagacacatttgttttctgaTTCCTAATATACTGTAtccttttaaatcagaaaataaacagaaataacaGACAAAAATTATAGACAGAAATGTAGCACAGCCTTTGGCTAAAATATCTACAATCAAGCACCATGGATGAGCCTACTACACATCTATGCTGACAGTTTGGACCACTTATGTGCAAACTGCTCCAGTACTCAAATTTGAAGGTGTATCCAAACTACTGTTTTAAAATCTCTCCACATTTGATTAATAGGATTTAGGGCCAGTTTAGAAGCATTTCTTCTTGAACCATTCctgggtgatttttttttttttaagcatgtTTGAGACCCATGACATTCGACAGAGAcccagctttctgacactggaTTTAACACTCTTCCCCAAAATATCACTTAACCAGCttcatgtttgactgtgggaagGTGTTTTCTTTGAAGgcttcctttttttctttgcagGCTTAATATAGGGTGTCCTTTATTAAAAAGCTCTAATTTAGTTATACTGTATTTGTCaacaggaaaatatttttaatgattATGGCATCTATAGGCATGTTTTGGCAAGTATTATTTAGCTTTCTTGGGTCTCTCTCAGCATTGGGTCTCTTACCATATAACCACCTTCTATGGAGTTGGtgataaatggaaaatgttctaCTTTGTCATGGAATCTGTTATACTTTGTCATTGACAATGCAGTAcacgcagaaaaacaaaaccaggATAAATAATCCTCTTCTCTATTCGAACTAGTTGAATTGGTGGTTTTCATAATGCAGGCACCTGTAACCCACCACAGGTGACTTCTATTCTAAAGTAAAGAAGAATCACTTGCTTGAAATGTCTTTGTGGAAAAAGCTACGATTTaggaaattataaaaatattgtgaTTTTCATCTAAAgcaatatacagttaggtccggaaatattttgacactgacgcaattttcataattttggttCTGTAatccaccacaatggatttgaaatgaaagaacCGAAATGCATTTGAagattttcagctttaattcaagggtttgaacaaaaatattgtatgaaacgttttaGAAATTGCAACCACTTTCATACACAGAccctttatttcaggggctcaaagtAATTTGAGagattaacacaatcataattaaaagattcatatttaatactttttcgagaatcctttgcaacCAATAGCTGCTTGAAATCTGGAACActtggacatcaccaaacgtttgtgttgctttgccaggcctttactgtagctgtcttcagtttttgtttgtccatgggcaagtgaaatgcatgctcgatcgggttaagatcaggtgattgcagaatattcactatacttttttcttcccatcattctggtagaGGCTGgttttttttagatattttttggctttttattcttgaggcttataaatggtttgcaccttgtggtgaaccttttgtatttgctctcgtaaagtcttctctttatggtagacttcgATACTGATATGCCTAACCCCTAGTGTCCTTCGTTTGGCTGGATATTGTGatgggttttttttttactatggaAAGGATCCTCAACccctgttgtcttctgtggacctccagggtgtttttgtgttgtacagttcaccagtgtgttttttttctcagaatgtaccaaactgttgatttggccactcctaatgttcctgcaatccctctgatggatttttttgttgttgtgggttcacagcaacaggtTCCAAATTTGAATGCCACACATGGAATCAAccccagaccttttacctgcttaagtgatgaagaaataaggaatagcccacacctgtccatgaaacagcttttaagtcaattgtccaattacctttggtcccttgaaaaagagggggctacatataaAAGAGTTTatttcctaaacccttcctgcAATTTAGATGTGAATACCTTCCAATTAATACtgtgagactgcactttaagccaatattcattatttaactgtaacttgaatatattttggcaaagagacaaaataacgaaacttgtgtcagtgtccagttatttcTGAACGTAACTGTATATGGGCACCACGAGATTTTTCAATTTCAGCAGTTTTCTAGCAGAAATAGtgcattcttttaaataaaatgtaaggaTACCAGTACATTTGCCTGCAACAGAATCATTAGATAACAACATTATCCTTAAACGGAAATGTCAAGTCCAAGACACTGATATATTGTAGTCGATGGAAAAAGGATTTGTGACACTGGGTTGGGTCTATTTCAAATAACGTTGTTGGTTGATAGTGTTTTTAAAACTAGTGGATTTCCAAGAATACTCTGGAAAGTGTACAGTATTTACAACCACATTAAAATTTAGTTTTTAAGGAATGCAGAGAAGATGGAGAAGTTGGAGGAGTTATGAGATAACAGTGAAGCTTACTCTACAGTAGGTAATGTGTAACTTTAGCAAATTAGTCTGTAAGTTTGGCCGaacgtgtaagcggagccggccaataGCAAatgtcactcactcacccacccaccgaCCGacacttgttaaatagcgtagcgGTTAAAGACAGGGACCTGCAAACAAAAGatcttattattataattatgcattaggatttgttccagataAATAAATACTTCACTGAATACAactttcagtagctacgttatagtaagcctaaaataaaattgtttatggTGACaagttctggtggattttcgaagtacgcatccatacatgctttttgggataatataggctagatcaaaacccctatATTATAGTCACATATATTGATAATTActgaatcaatgtcattcacgtatgaaagaaaaaggaacGTTTTTgtaccatgaaatgaaatagctttggcagtgtatagTCCAtcagttcatcttcagtttcgctagcaattgctcaattcttatgactattccaagaagtaagttagtagatactattatgcctattactggctaataagctgttaaaacagccagtggcaaaagctatacattttatagttgcgatttgtggtggaggtaagcttaataagaaacgttagtcagatTAACACAATTCTTAATGATGTCTAGCAAAATAAACTTGATGTGATGTTACTGCATGAAAAAATTAacaatgtcgagatgctataccacactgggcaaatgtataccactgtggtgtagtggttaaggacactgcttctcacgtgggagacctgGTTTCGAGTCCAGTGAGGGCAATAATATTATTCACTTTAAATTGCGGGACGTATCAATGTTTAGGTCATAAATGCATAGTCTATGATCTGAGGCACCATGGACTTTAGCAAGGTTTAGGCTGCGATATTGGAATcaacaatacattacattttctttttgatctCAGCTTGTTGCCCTACATGAAGACTCCATTTAATTATTTAGTGTTGTCCTGAGTCACTGAGTCTCTCTCCTCAGACCCGACTCACAGCACACAGCTGTTGGGGTAAAGGACCGAGTGTGAACCCCACAGCTGGAGTGAGGTCCAGATCATTCTCTGTTActccaggaggaggggagaaatgAAAGCGCTGCAGGAGGGAAGTGAAGAAGAGGAAAAGCTCCATCCTGGCCAGACTCTCCCCCAGACACACCCTAcgacctgagagagagagacatagaagaACAAGATGTCTGTACAATAGATCATAGTCTAGTTCTATTTTCTACCCCACGCTAAAACATCAGGAGAAATTAATACCTGCAGAAAAAGCCATAAAGGCTTCCTTCTTGATGAATCTGCCCTGCTCATCCAGAAAGTGGGCGGGATTAAAGGTGTGGGGGCTCTCCCATTCACCCTCATCATGAAGAACAGACGTCAGTAGAGGAATCACACACGTCCCCTACAACCAATAAAATTTGACAAATACAGAGTTAAGGTGAAGAGTGAGATCAAATTTAGTAGATGGTTTCTTTACAAAGcaattcatcatcatcatcatcatcttccgcgtatccggggccgggtcgcgggggcagcagtctaagcaaggatgcccagacttccgtctcctcagacacttcctccagctcttccagggggacactgaggcgttcccaggccagccgggagacatagtccctccagcgtgtcctaggtcttcaccggggtctcctcccggtgggacgggaccggaacaccctcccaggaaggtgttccggaggcatccaaaacagatgcccaagccacctcagctgacccctctcgatgcggtggagcagcggctctactctgagctcctcccgggtgaccgagcttctcaccctatctctaagggatcgcccagccaccctgcggagaaagctcatttcggccgcctgtatccgggatcttgtcctttcggtcatgacccaaagctcatgaccataggtgagagtaagaacgtagattgacagaccgatacatcgaccgcattactgcagaagctgcaccgatccgtctgtcaatctcccgttccatccttccctcactcgtgaacaggacccctagatacttaaactcctccacttgaggcaggcactctccaccaacctgaagtgggcaagccacccttttccgactgaggaccatggcctcggatttggaggtactgattttcatccccacctcttcacactcggctgcaaaccgtccaagtgcatgctgaaggtcctggcttgaaggggccaacatgacaacatcatccgcaaagagcagagacgaaatcgtgtggtccccaaacctgacaccctccggcccctggctgcgcctagaaattctgtccataaaaattacgaacagaaccggtgacaaagggcagccctgccggagtccaacatgcacagggaacaggtctgacttactgccggcaatgcggaccaagctcctgcttcagttgtacagggacctgacagcccttagcaaaggacccaggaccccatattcccgaagcaccctccacaggatgccgcgagggacacagtcgaatgccttctccaaatccacaaaacacatgtggattggttgggcaaactcccatgaaccctccatcaccctgtagagggtatagagctggtccagtgttccacggcctggacgaaaaccacactgttcctcctgaatccgaggttctactatcggccgtattctcctctccagaaccctggcatagactttcccggggaggctgagaagtgtgatccccctatagttggaacacaccctccggtcccccttcttaaaaagagggactaccaccccggtctgccatcccagaggcactgtccccgactgccacgcgatgttgcacaggcgtgtcaaacAAGACagtcccacaacatccagagacttgaggtactcagggcggatctcatcgacccccggtgccttgccaccgaggagtttcttaaccacctctgtgacttcagcccgtgtgatggacgagtccacctctgagccctcatcctctgcttcctcaatggaagacgtgacggtgggattgaggagatcctcgaagtaatccttccaccgcccgacgacatccccagttgaggtcaacagctgcccacctctactgtaaacagcgttggtagggcactgtttccctctcctgaggcgccggatggtttgccagaatctcttcgaggccagccgatagtccttctccatggcctcaccgaactcttcccaggcccgagtttttgcctccacaaccacccgggctgcagtccgcttggcctgtcggtacccgtcagctgcctcaggagtcccacaagccaaccaggcctgataagactccttcttcagcttgacagcatcccttacttccggtgtccaccaccgggttcggggattgccgcctcgacaggcaccggagaccttacggccacagatccgagcggccgcttcgacaatggcggtggagaacatggtccactcggactcaatatctccagcctccctcgggatccagtcgaaactctgccggaggtgggagttaaagatctctctgacaggagactcggccagacattcccagcagacccttacagtacgcttgggcctgccgagtctgtccagcttcctcccccgccatcggatccaactcagaaaccaggtggtgatcagttgacagctccgcccctctcttcacccgagtgtccaagacatatggccgcaggtcagatgaaacgacaacaaagtcgatcatcgacctgcggcctagggtgtcctggtgccacgtgcactgatggatacccttatgcttgaacatggtgttcgttatggacaaaccgtgactagcacagaagtccaataactgaacaccgctcgggttcagatcaggggggccgttcctcccaatcatgcccctccaggtgtcactgtcattgcctacgtgggcgttgaagtcccccagtagaacgatagagtccccagtcgcagtacccctcccagagactccaagaaggtcgggtactctgcactgccgtttggcccgtaggcacaaacaacagtgagagacctatccccgacccgtaggcgcagggaaactaccccctcgttcaccggggtaaacttcaacacatggcggcagagctcgggagctataagcaaacccacaccagctcgccgcctctcaccatgggcaactccagagtggtgaagagtccatcctctctcaaggagtgtggttccagagcccaagccgtgcgtagaggtgatcccgactacctctagtcggaacctctcaaactcacgcacgatctcaggctccttccctgccagcgaggtgacattccatgtccctagagctagtttccgtgtccagggatcgggttgtctaggcccccgccttcgactgccgcccgatcctctctgcaccggccccttatggtccctcctgtgggtggtgagcccacgggagggcggccccttgtcgctcgttcgggctgggcccggacgggccccatggggaaaggcctggccaccaggcgctcgcgaacgagccccaaccccgggcctggctccagggtggggccccggctgcgccatgccgggcgacgtcacagaacacaagattgttttcatcattatggggtttttgaaccgctcttagtctgacccgtcgcctaggacctgtttgccttgggagaccctaccaggggcatatagccccagacaacatagctcctagggtcactcgggtactcaaacccctccaccacattaaggtggcagttcaaggagaggcaATTCAGTGATCACTAATTGTATAAAAAATGTGTGATAACTGCCTTTGTTATCAATTTAAGAGATTTGTATCCATAATGACCGAAATATTCGATTTTCCATTTACATTAATGAAAAATCCTGTACAAAAGTCCTGGTATCTGACCTTCTTGATGAAATATCCCTGGAAGGTAATGTCTCGACTGGTGGTGTGAGGGATAGACATGGGTAAAATGCTGGCCAATCTCTGGGTCTCATGTATCACAGCATCAGTGTAGGGCAGGTTCTTCCTGTCTTCTACCAAAGGTTGACGACTTCCTATAACCCTGCTGATCTCCTCTTGGACCTTGTCTGAAACCAAATGGAAGTACTGGTTGGAGTTACTACAGTGAAACCATTTGATAACATGTAATCTTTTACCAAGCAATGCTGATCTAGTTTcatggaagagaaagagagtgaatgTGTGGAGTTGTGTTTAGTAACCTCACCCTGTATGTGGGGGTACTTGGCCATGAGCAATAGACCCCAGCACAAGGTGTTCCCGGTGGTGTCAGTACCAGCAACAAACAGGTTAGCCACACTAAACACCAGGTTGTCATTATGGTAGAGAGAATCCATGTTGCCTGATTCCTAAtagaaacacacccacacattttcTCAATAATGTACAGTTTCTTAACACTGTGACACCCATTAGGActcagtaccagtcaaaagttagaGTACAACTGGTCAAATTGTTTAAGTCTTTCTCAGTGCAGTGAGTGTTTTTTTGCTTATAGAACtactataaaacataaaaagaaaacaagagtaAAATGAATTTCTTGTTGTCCAAAAAGGTAAATGATATCTTCAGAGATGGCTAGAAGAAATTTAAGAAACTGGGCAGGATGAAGACCGAAAATCTAGTGGAAGACCCAAAAAGGTATTTGATGAATAATACTCCAAGATCACTTCATTGAAGAAGAAAGTGCATACTTCGACCatgagacaaaataaaaataggtaTTGTAGGGTGGGAAGGACTAAAGATGTAGTTGCTTCTCTATCCCTCAATGCtgtttcaaatataaaaaatctgaCTGGGAggtattttgtttgtttccagTATCCACATTTTCCATAAAGTTTAGGAAGGTAATAGCTACTGTTAAAGTTGACAGCTTCTGCTTTTGTTGGTGAATGTTAATGGTGAACAACAATTGTTGTGTTCTGCTGCAGGGTCCACCACAGGGAAATATGAGTTCTATTCTATGTTCTATGAGGTAATATGGATACAACACTTTGTTATGCATACCTGATATGCAGATTTTGTAGGCAATCTCCTTACCTCCAGGGTATGTTTTCGGACAAGGAATGAGTCCACAAAGCCTCTACACATCTGGGTGTTGAGAGTCTCCTTCAGGCCCCTAACGATCTCCATTAAATCCGCCTTTGCCTCGACAACattcttttttatatacatCAGGTTCTTTATCCATGGTCCCAACCAGGGAAACATATTGTATATCTGTagacagagttggggagtaacagattTCAAGTAACAAAAAagagtaactgtaatccgttaccaactaaaatattgtaatcagattacagatgCTTTAGAAAAACAGCTGTCTATTTTGCTAATATAGCCTCAGCAAGCcatgcatgcaaaaaaaaatgtatttccgtACGTCATGCATTAGCTTCATTATCAACATTCTATTTGATAAGTAGGATAAATGTGCCCATCCATGGCAATCAAAAGCCTAACGATCTCCATCACCTCTGTCTTCCAATCGAcgatattctttttttataagCATCAGGTTTTTTATCCATGTGCCCAACCAGGGAAACATATTGTATATCTGCATAAAAAATACAGATATTTTGATATCTGCCTATATAATACACACAACTTATTATTGTGGTGAGAACGCTTGTACAATAATTATGCAAACCTTCTCACCTCATCGTATATAATTATACATAGACACCAACATGTTTAGCACCCTTGATACAAAtgagtaaatgttttattgtacagGGATTTACTTTTCGTCTGTGAAAGTTCCCATATAAAGTATAACCCAGTTTACAaagaagttgggatgctgtgtaaaatgtaaagaaaaacagaatctaTATTTAAACCCTATAGATCCCTATAGAGAGCAGCTATGTCGCTTTCCTCTCGTCCAAACAACCACGCCCCCTATGGGGGGAAAGCTAGCTGTGAAAGTGCAAATTTGTAAATATTAGTGGTACCATATGCCTGAATGTTGCTGTGTTGTATTTTTCGCTTCGAATAAGAGATAAAACCCTAGTTTACGCTTTTCTTTACTCCtcaaaaaagcaaagg
This is a stretch of genomic DNA from Esox lucius isolate fEsoLuc1 chromosome 11, fEsoLuc1.pri, whole genome shotgun sequence. It encodes these proteins:
- the LOC109616243 gene encoding cytochrome P450 2K1, translating into MVLIQVLQTTLFGDLWSPIPSMVTFLGAVLFLLAVYILSFGSSSEEQGINPPGPRPLPLLGNMLIMDLKRPYRTLCELSKKYGPVFMVHFGPKKVIVLAGYKTVKDALVNQAEDFGDRDITPLFHVLNQGHGILAANGDSWKEMRRFALTNLRDFGMGKKGSEEKILEEITYLIEEFKKHEGNALDTTKPVTSAVSNIISAIVFGSRLEYTDPLFIGMVNRSKENLRLMGSASIQIYNMFPWLGPWIKNLMYIKKNVVEAKADLMEIVRGLKETLNTQMCRGFVDSFLVRKHTLEESGNMDSLYHNDNLVFSVANLFVAGTDTTGNTLCWGLLLMAKYPHIQDKVQEEISRVIGSRQPLVEDRKNLPYTDAVIHETQRLASILPMSIPHTTSRDITFQGYFIKKGTCVIPLLTSVLHDEGEWESPHTFNPAHFLDEQGRFIKKEAFMAFSAGRRVCLGESLARMELFLFFTSLLQRFHFSPPPGVTENDLDLTPAVGFTLGPLPQQLCAVSRV